CGAGAAAGGGTACAGGAATGTCGGTAGCTTGTGAGAAGAAACCTGTTGAGACGAGAAATTCTGCCAAGTGCTCCTCTTCATGAGGCAGTGTAGAGAAATTAACGGTCTGCTCTTCTTCTATATCCAGTTGCGGATGAATGTGAATAAGCTGTTGAATGGAATCGGGTATATGTTGATTGGCATGGGTGGCGATGATACTACCAAGTGAGTGTCCGATGAGAGTAACAGGTTCATTGATGTTTTGAATCATCTCAACGACAGCAGTAATAGTTCCTGCGATAGGACTGGATTGATGGTGATAGGGTGAGCGCCCGAATCCTGGAAGGTCGGGAGCGATAATGGGATGGGTTGTCGAAAGTTGATCTATCAGGGGCAGCCAAGAGTCGGCTCCACCCCATAAGCCGTGCAGTAGTATTATGGGGCTTCCAGTTCCTCGATGAGAGGCTTCCAGTGTGGCTAGATTTCCTCGACGCCCTCGTATCACAGTGGTGGGAATAGGAGTGTGATGAGAGAGACGATAATCGACATCGGCGATAATATGAGGAAGAATACTTTCTACAGTAAGAGGTTCTTCATAAACTTTTTGAACAGAGGTGCGTGGGCGATCGTCAGAAATAATAAAGCTAAGCGTCTCTTTAGGAAAGCCAACTGAAGAAGCTTGTGAGGGCCAATCTTGCCTTAATTGTGAGACAGAGACCTTAAGTTGCGGGGTGTCTTTTCTTAATTCGTGAAACATCTGGAGAAATAGCTGTTCGATATCAGGGGTGCTCTCCTTTTCAGCGAGTAGATAGTAGGTTTCACTTATAGGGTGTGGTTGATTGACCAATTTCACGATGAGTTGAGCCAGATCGCTCTTACTTACAAGCGGGAGCCACTCCCCTTGTTGACTTGGAATGGCTTTCACCAGATCATTACGAATCAGATGGATAAATAGTCCGAGTGCACTTAGTTGTTCATTCTCTCCAGTACGGCGATCCCCGATCACGGTAGAAGGGTTGATGACGGACAAGGGAATGTTTAATGCTCGCGCTCGTTGACGGATAAGCAAGTCAGCGGCAAATTTCATTTGTTCATATGGCCCTTCTTCAGGAAACCGAGAAGAAAGGCTGTATGGATCACTTGTTAGGTCTATGTTTTGTTCGTTAAATGGGCTCTTATATCCTACGACATGTAAAAAGTGAGCAAAGGGTTTCTGCTTTATGATCTCTTCGCATAGGTTCATCAATTGATTGGCTGCATCGAGAAATACTTGTTTAGCTGTATCTTTGTCAATCGTAATATCCATCGGCCCCGCAGTATGAATGATGGAATCACTTTTCAATACTAGTTGTTTGTCGCACTCGCTTAATCCGAATTCTGGTAGTGTTAAGTCGCCGATAATAGGTTGAACGTTATGATGCGTAAGCTGAAGTTCATGCTGTAGTCGGATATACTTTTCCTCAGTCCGTATAAGAACCATAATAGTATGGTCTGTTTGCAGGAGCTGTTTTAATACTTCCTTTCCGATAAAGCCTGTAGGACCTGTCAAGAGAATGGTTGACATATGATAACTCTCCTTTGTAATCACCTATAAATTAGTACTATAAAGTACTAGAAGGGGGTAAAAAAATTTAGAAGAGATGAGGGATCATGCTGCTATAATCCTCCATATAACGAGCTTCAGAAGTGACTTCTGTCATGATTAACGCTCCTTCTAATGAAGCAAGGATAAAGCGAGCTGTCTGATCAGGGTGTAGCTCTTTTTTGATCTCTTTTTTCTTTTGTCCTTTATGGATCAATTCCGTTATTACGGGAAGCAGATCCACAAAAAATTGCTTGACAACTGCTTGAATCATTGGGGATTGCTCAGATGCTTGTAAGTGGAGTGCAATAAAAGGGCAGCCTCCTTTGCTGTGGTGGGGAGTACAGTTCTCTTGTGAGATAAGTGTAGGCAAGGAGCTAAGCTTTACTACTGAAGACAATGTTTCATCTGCTAGGATTGTCTCCATCGTCTCCATAAACTGTCCAATGCGCCATTGCAATACTCCAAGAGCGAGTTCTTCTTTTGTTTTAAAGTGATAATAGATATTGGACTTCGCAACATTGCTCACTTTCACCACTTCATCCATCGTAGTAAGGTGATAGCCATGTTG
This sequence is a window from Mechercharimyces sp. CAU 1602. Protein-coding genes within it:
- a CDS encoding alpha/beta fold hydrolase codes for the protein MSTILLTGPTGFIGKEVLKQLLQTDHTIMVLIRTEEKYIRLQHELQLTHHNVQPIIGDLTLPEFGLSECDKQLVLKSDSIIHTAGPMDITIDKDTAKQVFLDAANQLMNLCEEIIKQKPFAHFLHVVGYKSPFNEQNIDLTSDPYSLSSRFPEEGPYEQMKFAADLLIRQRARALNIPLSVINPSTVIGDRRTGENEQLSALGLFIHLIRNDLVKAIPSQQGEWLPLVSKSDLAQLIVKLVNQPHPISETYYLLAEKESTPDIEQLFLQMFHELRKDTPQLKVSVSQLRQDWPSQASSVGFPKETLSFIISDDRPRTSVQKVYEEPLTVESILPHIIADVDYRLSHHTPIPTTVIRGRRGNLATLEASHRGTGSPIILLHGLWGGADSWLPLIDQLSTTHPIIAPDLPGFGRSPYHHQSSPIAGTITAVVEMIQNINEPVTLIGHSLGSIIATHANQHIPDSIQQLIHIHPQLDIEEEQTVNFSTLPHEEEHLAEFLVSTGFFSQATDIPVPFLAHLVADLHSPRIRHTTRDMLHELQYQKERFPLQLPPSSKVTIVSNVPTEKLNTPAHLYLPFSNSAPITHPQETANLITDIMTSKLPL
- a CDS encoding TetR/AcrR family transcriptional regulator translates to MSTKRKTNREHVTQVAADLFWQHGYHLTTMDEVVKVSNVAKSNIYYHFKTKEELALGVLQWRIGQFMETMETILADETLSSVVKLSSLPTLISQENCTPHHSKGGCPFIALHLQASEQSPMIQAVVKQFFVDLLPVITELIHKGQKKKEIKKELHPDQTARFILASLEGALIMTEVTSEARYMEDYSSMIPHLF